From one Trifolium pratense cultivar HEN17-A07 linkage group LG1, ARS_RC_1.1, whole genome shotgun sequence genomic stretch:
- the LOC123886324 gene encoding protein ESSENTIAL FOR POTEXVIRUS ACCUMULATION 1 — translation MAQNSTSDTRLNANSASPLQISKDVQGSDNPIPLSPQWLLSKPGENKSGTGPMENHVISNPSHGSRSETVKISGDGEDAQKRKDVFRPSMFDSESGRRDRWRDEERDTERDTKSSSIRKDRWRDGDKDLGDSRKVDRWGENPAPKNLGEPRRAPSDSHRWNDSGNREGNFDQRRESKWNSRWGPNDKDPEGLREKWSDSGKDGDIHLDKGLSHGKDEKDGDHIRPWRPNFAQNRGRVEPPHSQSTPPHKQGSTFSYGRGRGENTPPPVFSPGHGRGVSGGSSLNSTYPGTALDKVESGHEENCPFRYNRTRLLDVYRVTNMGRNRKLVDDFVQVPSLTQDEPLEPLALMTPSSEELSVLNGIDKGEIISSSAPQVTKDGRGSTDFTHTRRMKPGTTPLQDRGEDGGSYKVADELSSNRDPSFEGNSSLHSGAAWRANSRDEPSDVRLRKSDESSHHPKDTQSQWESKLGFVSESKEVGKWSASEDPVVKRQLSGALESELGTRRVPPTAPEELSLLYKDPKGLIQGPFKGIDIIGWFEAGYFGIDLPVRLENSAADSSWFSLGDVMPHLRAKARPPPGFSAPQPELADITGRQNPATFGNAVTGLSEVEMLKSDSRHWQGPETGVENRYLESLMSGNRSSPTINNLALSEGFQGFAGNNSGNLGPSGIGNLGPSGIDSGNNIYLLAKRMELERQMSLPNSYPYWPGQDAASLAPKSDVPDLHSKLLSSVSDNSRQPQSQSSEWLSIIQGLSDRTSAGINNGTAGWPNNPLQGGMDLLQNKIDPRHDQNFPQMPFGIQQQRLTPQNQLSLSNLLAQTADSPASSLTAEKLLSSGLSQDPQILNLLQQQYLLQLHSQAAASAPQLPLLDKLLLLKQQQKQEEQQLLLRQQQQQLLSKMLQDQQSTQLFGNSSYGQLQSALPMGNLRVDPSQLQPPQEIFPMSSQMPIPSVHNDLSTDSMNLHLKVSQDTSYTVNSKASTMRLPHQLFGDTVPQNNWAPTLAEQINENNKKEIAAPHVESSLVPDLNRSKEEPHTVQDSVFDHSAKSLDQLQDSALKPDNGVIQAISMPSIHLQSDAPAVDKSSVGSREVELPPASRGSDAKIKSDIAHQEQLAGIDSSNAVHVETHEPKKATEKKSKKQKSSKQSSDQSKGLLKNTTLQPSKRSEVEIPIYNELGGTNKDQIEETDAPETAEYHETVFADDSKAVFSVSTHNAEVPAGRAWKPAPSVKAKSLLEIQQEEQRKARTETLVSDVTSSVNSMSLSTPWAGVVSYPDSVKVSSESRGGDNAGTPVNSQISQNLKSKRSPLHDLLAEEVLKKSNEKEVEVPDSTLASHDMAVHSESIDGSNFIEAKDTKRSRKKSGKSKGSGVKAPVPVTSAEVTISSSPIEKGKSSRSALQEKELPSIPAGPSLGDFVLWKGEREQPNASPSPAWSTDSGRVPKPTSLRDILKEQEKKVSSAVPASPVPTPQKSQPAQANWSSTSSRSISASSPSKAASPLPINSHASNQSKYKGDDDLFWGPIEPSKQETKQSDFPQLASQGSWGSKNVPVKGNSSGLLARQKSASGKPTDRPLSSSPASSQSALKLKNDAMTKHSEAMGFRDWCENECVRLIGTKDTSFLEFCLKQSRSEAETLLKENLGSFDPDHQFIDKFLNYKEMLPSDVLDIAFQSKHGKKVNGLGAAAIASANADIQDVDHTEGSSKGGGKKKGKKGKKVSPLVLGFNVVSNRIMMGEIQTVED, via the exons ATGTCCAAGGCTCTGACAATCCGATTCCACTTTCACCACAATGGCTTCTGTCAAAGCCAGGGGAGAATAAATCTGGAACAGGACCTATG GAAAACCATGTGATCTCAAATCCATCACATGGCAGTCGCTCAGAGACTGTTAAGATATCTGGTGATGGAGAGGATGCACAGAAGAGAAAGGACGTCTTTAGGCCATCTATGTTTGACTCAGAAAGTGGACGTCGTGATCGTTGGCGTGATGAAGAGAGAGACACTGAGAGAGACACCAAGTCCTCCTCCATACGTAAGGATCGTTGGAGGGATGGGGACAAAGACCTAGGTGATTCTCGGAAGGTGGATCGATGGGGAGAAAATCCAGCTCCAAAGAACTTAGGAGAACCACGTCGTGCTCCATCTGATAGTCATAGATGGAATGATTCAGGAAACCGGGAAGGTAACTTTGATCAGCGGCGTGAGAGCAAGTGGAACTCACGCTGGGGTCCTAATGATAAGGATCCCGAAGGTCTTCGTGAAAAATGGAGTGATTCAGGAAAAGATGGTGATATACATCTGGATAAAGGTTTGTCTCATGGGAAGGATGAGAAGGACGGAGATCACATTCGACCATGGAGGCCTAACTTTGCACAAAACCGTGGAAGGGTAGAGCCTCCTCATTCCCAAAGCACACCACCCCACAAACAAGGCTCTACATTTTCCTATGGCCGTGGTCGTGGGGAGAATACACCTCCACCAGTCTTCAGTCCTGGACACGGCCGTGGTGTCTCTGGTGGTAGCTCTTTGAATAGCACATATCCTGGAACTGCATTAGACAAAGTAGAGAGTGGACATGAAGAAAATTGCCCCTTCAGATATAACAGGACAAGGTTGCTTGATGTGTACAGAGTTACTAATATGGGCAGAAATAGAAAActtgttgatgattttgtgcAGGTTCCGAGTCTTACACAGGATGAACCATTGGAGCCTCTTGCTCTTATGACACCAAGTTCCGAGGAACTG TCTGTCTTAAATGGTATTGACAAAGGAGAGATAATTAGTAGTAGTGCACCTCAAGTGACGAAAGATGGAAGGGGTTCGACAGATTTTACTCATACTAGACGTATGAAGCCTGGAACCACTCCTCTTCAAG ATAGAGGTGAAGATGGAGGTTCTTACAAAGTTGCCGATGAGTTATCCAGTAATAGAGATCCCTCCTTTGAAGGAAATAGTTCTCTTCATTCTGGTGCTGCATGGCGAGCCAATAGCAGAGATGAACCTAGTGATGTTAGACTAAGGAAATCAGATGAGAGTTCACACCACCCAAAAGATACTCAAAGTCAATGGGAAAGTAAATTGGGTTTTGTATCTGAGTCCAAAGAAGTAGGTAAGTGGAGCGCTAGTGAAGATCCCGTTGTTAAAAGGCAGCTATCTGGTGCTTTGGAAAGTGAACTTGGAACCAGAAGAGTTCCTCCGACTGCTCCAGAGGAGTTATCTCTTTTGTATAAAGATCCTAAGGGTCTAATCCAAGGCCCATTTAAAGGAATTGATATTATTGGATGGTTTGAGGCTGGATATTTTGGTATTGATTTACCTGTTCGTCTGGAAAATTCAGCAGCTGACTCATCTTGGTTTTCTCTTGGTGATGTCATGCCACATTTACGAGCTAAAGCCCGGCCACCACCAGGATTTTCTGCACCACAACCTGAATTGGCAGATATAACTGGCCGCCAAAATCCTGCTACATTTGGAAATGCTGTCACTGGCTTGAGTGAGGTTGAGATGTTGAAAAGTGATTCTAGACATTGGCAGGGTCCTGAAACCGGAGTTGAAAATAGGTATCTGGAGTCACTCATGTCTGGTAACAGGAGCAGTCCTACAATTAACAACCTGGCATTATCAGAAG GTTTTCAAGGGTTTGCTGGAAATAATTCTGGCAATCTGGGCCCATCGGGAATAGGCAATCTGGGCCCATCGGGAATAGATAGTGGAAACAACATTTACTTGCTTGCCAAGCGGATGGAACTTGAACGCCAGATGTCCTTACCCAATTCATATCCATATTGGCCAGGGCAGGATGCAGCATCCCTTGCTCCAAAATCAGATGTCCCAGATCTGCATTCAAAGCTCCTGTCTTCAGTGAGTGACAATTCGCGTCAACCACAGTCCCAAAGTTCTGAGTGGTTGTCGATAATCCAAGGATTATCTGACAGGACATCTGCAGGCATAAATAATGGCACTGCTGGATGGCCAAATAATCCCTTACAAGGTGGAATGGATCTCCTTCAGAATAAAATTGACCCACGACATGATCAGAATTTCCCTCAAATGCCATTTGGAATTCAACAACAAAGGCTGACACCACAAAATCAGTTGTCTTTAAGCAATTTATTGGCTCAAACTGCGGATAGCCCAGCCAGTTCTTTGACAGCAGAGAAGCTACTATCTTCCGGTTTATCACAAGATCCACAAATATTGAATCTGTTGCAACAGCAATACTTGTTGCAGTTGCATTCTCAAGCAGCTGCTTCAGCACCACAGCTGCCACTGTTAGATAAACTCCTGTTGCTGAAGCAGCAGCAGAAGCAGGAGGAGCAGCAGCTGCTCTTGCGgcaacaacagcaacaactGCTTTCCAAAATGTTGCAGGACCAACAGTCTACCCAGCTTTTTGGCAATTCATCTTATGGACAGTTGCAAAGTGCATTACCAATGGGAAATTTGCGTGTGGATCCTTCTCAACTTCAACCCCCACAAGAGATTTTTCCCATGAGCTCCCAGATGCCAATTCCTAGTGTACACAATGACCTTAGTACCGACTCTATGAATTTGCATCTTAAAGTCAGCCAAGACACAAGTTATACAGTTAACAGTAAAGCTTCAACTATGCGTCTGCCTCACCAGTTATTTGGGGATACTGTTCCTCAGAATAACTGGGCTCCTACTCTTGCTGAGCAAATTAATGAgaataataaaaaggaaattgcAGCTCCTCATGTTGAGAGTTCACTTGTGCCTGACCTGAACAGATCCAAAGAGGAACCCCACACTGTGCAGGATTCTGTTTTTGACCACAGTGCTAAGTCATTGGATCAGCTTCAGGACAGCGCCTTGAAACCTGACAATGGTGTGATACAAGCAATTTCTATGCCTTCTATACATTTACAGAGTGATGCACCTGCTGTTGATAAATCTTCAGTAGGATCTCGTGAGGTTGAGTTACCCCCAGCAAGTCGTGGTTCAGATGCGAAGATCAAATCAGATATTGCACATCAAGAGCAGCTGGCTGGAATAGACAGCTCCAATGCTGTGCATGTTGAAACACATGAACCCAAAAAGGCTACTGAGAAGAAATCTAAGAAGCAAAAATCTAGCAAACAATCTTCTGACCAATCAAAGGGATTGCTAAAAAACACAACTTTGCAGCCATCAAAGCGGTCAGAAGTTGAAATCCCAATTTATAATGAGTTGGGGGGAACAAACAAAGATCAGATTGAAGAAACTGATGCCCCGGAGACAGCTGAATATCATGAAACAGTCTTTGCGGACGATTCTAAGGCAGTTTTTTCTGTTTCTACACACAATGCCGAAGTTCCTGCTGGACGAGCTTGGAAACCGGCTCCAAGTGTCAAGGCAAAGTCTTTATTAGAAATTCAACAGGAAGAACAGAGAAAGGCACGGACAGAAACACTTGTATCTGATGTTACTTCTTCTGTCAATTCCATGAGTCTGTCAACGCCTTGGGCTGGGGTTGTGTCGTATCCAGACTCTGTTAAGGTATCTAGTGAAAGTCGCGGAGGAGACAATGCAGGAACACCTGTTAATTCTCAAATTTCTCAGAATCTGAAGAGCAAAAGAAGTCCGCTGCATGATCTATTAGCTGAAGAAGTTTTGAAGAAATCTAATGAAAAAGAAGTGGAGGTTCCAGATAGCACATTGGCTTCGCATGATATGGCCGTGCATTCAGAATCAATAGATGGTAGTAACTTCATTGAGGCAAAAGATACTAAAAGAAGTCGCAAGAAGTCAGGAAAATCAAAGGGTTCCGGAGTTAAAGCCCCAGTTCCAGTTACGTCTGCTGAAGTGACCATATCTTCAAGCCCAATTGAAAAAGGTAAAAGTTCCCGATCTGCACTACAGGAAAAAGAATTGCCTTCAATCCCTGCAGGACCCTCTCTGGGAGACTTTGTTCTTTGGAAAGGAGAGCGAGAGCAACCTAATGCTTCTCCTTCTCCGGCATGGTCTACTGATTCTGGTAGGGTTCCTAAACCGACTTCTTTAAGGGACATTCTAAAGGAGCAGGAGAAAAAAGTTTCTTCTGCAGTTCCTGCGAGCCCAGTGCCTACGCCTCAGAAATCCCAGCCTGCCCAAGCTAATTGGAGTAGTACTTCTTCACGGTCAATTTCAGCTTCATCTCCATCTAAAGCCGCCTCTCCACTTCCAATAAACTCCCATGCTTcaaatcaatcaaaatataaaggGGATGATGACTTGTTCTGGGGTCCAATTGAACCATCTAAGCAAGAAACTAAGCA ATCAGATTTCCCTCAGCTGGCTAGCCAAGGAAGCTGGGGATCCAAAAATGTACCCGTGAAAGGTAACTCATCGGGATTATTAGCCCGGCAGAAATCAGCAAGTGGCAAACCAACTGACCGACCTCTATCATCATCACCTGCCTCTTCTCAATCGGCGCTGAAACTGAAAAATGATGCCATGACCAAGCATTctg AGGCCATGGGCTTCAGAGATTGGTGTGAGAATGAGTGTGTCAGGCTTATTGGGACAAAAG ATACAAGTTTCCTTGAATTTTGCTTGAAGCAATCCAGATCAGAAGCTGAGACGCTTCTTAAAGAAAACCTTGGATCATTTGACCCTGACCATCAATTCATTGATAAATTCCTCAATTACAAGGAGATGTTACCATCAGATGTGTTGGACATAGCTTTCCAGAGTAAGCATGGTAAGAAAGTTAACGGACTTGGCGCTGCTGCCATTGCATCAGCTAATGCAGATATACAGGATGTGGACCACACTGAAGGATCTTCCAAAGGAGGTGGAAAGAAGAAAGGCAAAAAGGGGAAAAAGGTTAGCCCTTTAGTTTTGGGATTTAATGTTGTGAGTAATCGGATCATGATGGGTGAGATCCAGACTGTAGAAGATTAA